TCCATCAAATCCTAGATCCGGAAGCCATAAAAATCCTAAAGGCTAAACGCATAAAGGTGCGCGTTTTAAGCGGTTTCAAGCCAGAGAATCTTTTGTTGGCAGTTGAAGGAAAACCCGTTGGAACAATAATTGAGTGAAATGTTGCTTGTTGTCAGCAAGGTTTATAAGGGAGTTTTCAATGTTGTTATCGAATTTGATATCAATGGTGATATGACATGTTTGACGATGAAGAGTTTCCGCCACCCCCACCTCTTCCACCGTTTAGGCATTGGTTGAGGCATGTGGCTGCCGTGCCGAAGGGGTTTCTGCGTTTTCAAGTGCTTGAACTTCTGAGCGAGAAGCCCATGTCTGGTTCAGAGATTATCAATGAGATTGAAAGGCGTACTGGTGGCTGTTGGAAGCCTAGTCCGGGTTCTGTTTATCCGCTTTTGGCTTGGCTTCAGGATAACGGCTACATCCGTGAGGTGCCGTCTGAAGAGGCTGGTGTGAGGCGTTATGCGCTGACGGATAAGGGGAGACAGCTTTTGGAAGAACAGCGGAAGGTGCGCTGCCACTTCCGCATGGGAAGAAAGTTTTTCGCCTTGCCCCTTATGGGTGGACTTTGGCTTCGCATACCACCCGAAAAGGCCGAAGAAATCCGTGAATCTTTTAGGCGGTTATTTAAAGCCTTGTTTAGTTTGGGCTTAACTCTCGAGGAGCGTTTCAGCGAGCAAGCCCTAAAAGAAGCTTTAGCGGTTTTGAACGAAACCGCCAAACAGCTTGAGGAGATTGAAAAGCGGCTTAGGGGTGAGAAGGCTTGAGGGAGGACGTGATTAAGGCTGAAAGCTTGACAAAGGTTTTCAACCGAAGTTTGGTGGCAGTGGATCACATAACCTTCAGCGTCCGCGACGGCGAAGTCTTCGGTTTTCTGGGACCAAACGGCGCAGGCAAAACTACAACCATAAACATGCTGATAACCGTGCTGAAGCCAACAGAGGGCACCGCATCCGTGCTGGGTTTCGATGTCGTCAAACAAGCTAACGAGGTCCGGAAGGTGATTGGCGTTGTGCCCCAAGAGTACACGGCGGATGAGGATTTAACCGGCTACGAGAACATACTGCTCTGTGCAGACTTGTATGGGATTCCTCGCGAAACTGCCAAAAAACGCGCCTTAGAACTACTGGAACTCGTGGAGTTAACAGACTTCAAGGACAAACGCGTTGAAACCTATTCCGGCGGGATGCGGCGAAGGCTTGAGCTTGCATGCGGCTTAATTAACCGTCCCAAAGTGCTGTTTCTGGACGAGCCGACTTTGGGTTTGGATGTGCAGACGCGGGCTGCCACATGGGAGTACATTCGCCGCTTGAAGAAAGAGTATGGCATGACCATTTTCATGACCACGCATTACTTGGAGGAGGCTGACGCCCTCTGCGACCGCAT
The Candidatus Bathyarchaeia archaeon DNA segment above includes these coding regions:
- a CDS encoding PadR family transcriptional regulator is translated as MFDDEEFPPPPPLPPFRHWLRHVAAVPKGFLRFQVLELLSEKPMSGSEIINEIERRTGGCWKPSPGSVYPLLAWLQDNGYIREVPSEEAGVRRYALTDKGRQLLEEQRKVRCHFRMGRKFFALPLMGGLWLRIPPEKAEEIRESFRRLFKALFSLGLTLEERFSEQALKEALAVLNETAKQLEEIEKRLRGEKA
- a CDS encoding ATP-binding cassette domain-containing protein, with protein sequence MREDVIKAESLTKVFNRSLVAVDHITFSVRDGEVFGFLGPNGAGKTTTINMLITVLKPTEGTASVLGFDVVKQANEVRKVIGVVPQEYTADEDLTGYENILLCADLYGIPRETAKKRALELLELVELTDFKDKRVETYSGGMRRRLELACGLINRPKVLFLDEPTLGLDVQTRAATWEYIRRLKKEYGMTIFMTTHYLEEADALCDRIAIIDHGKIVVTGTPSELKDSLGGDIITIAIKENADVTGIIQSVENVKEVRRENGAYRVKAVKGEVTAPLIIEALRRKGYTVTRLSLTEPTLNEVYLEYTGKALRDTEESSRAEFMAQRLHLWRARRK